The following are encoded together in the Hydractinia symbiolongicarpus strain clone_291-10 chromosome 14, HSymV2.1, whole genome shotgun sequence genome:
- the LOC130625091 gene encoding bcl-2-related protein A1-like: MATVTLTPPTYSKRNHKISLKRNPEWVEVSDKAHAIATYYIPYHLRNSVEQKSLRGLPKSYLIPPQQPPELFTFIAKLCTHMEAKNSSFFTDLPERLNVRVDNSKTKFLGLCKETFADKVVNWGRVISIFTVAGCFALHFLKKNQLSTVQKIPLWVQEFIDQELADWIIEQGGWEDAGWLLSQKNCHNLFQLG, encoded by the exons ATGGCCACAGTGACGTTGACGCCACCGACCTACTCTAAACGGAACCACAAAATTTCATTAAAACGCAACCCTGAATGGGTAGAAGTGAGTGATAAAGCCCACGCGATTGCAACGTATTACATACCGTATCATTTAAGGAACAGTGTGGAACAAAAATCTTTGCGTGGACTACCGAAAAGTTACCTCATACCTCCGCAACAACCACCAGAGTTGTTTACATTTATTGCCAAACTATGTACGCATATGGAAGCTAAAAATAGTTCTTTTTTTACAGATTTACCTGAAAGACTTAATGTAAGGGTGGACAATTCAAAAACTAAGTTTTTAGGCTTGTGTAAGGAGACGTTTGCTGATAAAGTAGTGAACTGGGGACGTGTTATATCTATCTTCACCGTAGCAGGTTGTTTTGctttacattttttgaaaaaaaatcagctATCCACTGTTCAAAAAATACCACTCTGGGTACAAGAGTTTATTGACCAAGAATTGGCAGATTGGATTATCGAGCAAGGAGGTTGG GAGGATGCAGGTTGGCTACTGAGTCAGAAAAATTGTCACAATCTCTTCCAATTAGGATAA